In a single window of the Desulfobulbaceae bacterium genome:
- a CDS encoding roadblock/LC7 domain-containing protein, producing MNYGINDPSQIEAIDTILKDNLIDSGVKCALLIDTAGNTISKCDDSQSNYDTTAFAAIAAGNFATVDSLGKLVGETDFSLLYHKGEKVSIHFSKVSDDLLLLTIFSNETSLGLLRLKVKDVITKVKSVCELK from the coding sequence ATGAACTACGGCATAAATGATCCAAGTCAGATTGAAGCTATCGACACTATCTTAAAAGATAACCTGATTGATAGCGGCGTAAAATGTGCCCTGCTTATCGATACTGCCGGCAACACAATTTCCAAGTGCGATGACTCCCAAAGTAATTACGATACCACTGCATTTGCTGCCATCGCTGCAGGCAATTTTGCTACAGTTGACTCCTTGGGGAAATTAGTCGGTGAGACTGATTTTTCTCTGTTGTATCACAAGGGAGAAAAAGTAAGCATTCACTTTTCGAAAGTAAGCGATGATCTCTTGCTGCTCACAATCTTCAGCAATGAGACCTCTTTGGGGTTGCTGCGTCTTAAGGTCAAAGATGTAATTACTAAGGTCAAGTCTGTTTGTGAACTTAAATGA
- a CDS encoding GTPase domain-containing protein, translating into MAFINPKTKEVQVKIVYYGPGRGGKTTNLEYINNKFRHRIMSDMVSLKTHGDRTLFFDFLPFDIGKIQGYDARIQLYTVPGQVKYNETRKLVLKGADGIVFVADVQPEQRKKNIESLNNLNENLAAYNLDIFKIPIVLQYNKVDLKSSGVEVLSNEIMQNDLNSRLKAPAFETSALQGGNVVPTLKKIIMLTMASLQDKFK; encoded by the coding sequence TTGGCATTTATCAACCCTAAAACAAAAGAAGTCCAGGTAAAGATTGTTTATTATGGTCCGGGTAGAGGTGGGAAGACAACAAATCTGGAGTATATTAACAACAAATTTCGGCACCGTATAATGAGTGACATGGTGAGTCTGAAGACCCATGGTGACCGGACCCTGTTTTTTGATTTTCTCCCGTTTGATATCGGTAAAATACAGGGCTATGATGCTCGAATTCAGCTTTATACCGTCCCCGGTCAGGTGAAATACAATGAGACCAGAAAGCTGGTTTTGAAGGGCGCCGATGGTATTGTTTTTGTTGCTGATGTCCAGCCCGAGCAAAGAAAGAAAAACATTGAGTCGCTTAATAATCTTAACGAGAATCTGGCTGCCTATAATCTTGATATCTTTAAGATTCCCATTGTCTTGCAGTACAACAAAGTTGATTTGAAGAGTTCAGGCGTTGAAGTCCTGTCAAATGAAATTATGCAGAACGATCTTAATAGCCGATTAAAGGCTCCGGCCTTTGAGACAAGTGCTTTGCAGGGGGGCAATGTCGTTCCGACCTTGAAAAAAATAATCATGTTAACCAT